The following coding sequences are from one Achromobacter sp. B7 window:
- the hpnD gene encoding presqualene diphosphate synthase HpnD: MTPDEYCQEKAAKSGSSFYYSFLFLPPERRRAITALYAYCREVDDVVDECTDPSLARIKLAWWRTQVDQMFDGKPDHPVTRALQPHLQTCSITRERLLAVVDGMEMDLDQTRYLDWPGLRKYCWHAAGVVGELSAGVFGYSDPKTLVYAEKLGLAFQMTNIIRDVGDDARRGRIYIPVNDMQQFEVKASDILNGEYSERFSALMKFQADRARELYREAMSNLPEVDRRSQRPGLMMAAIYYALLDEIERDNWQVLHQRISLTPLRKLWLAWKTWVGGGRGLVRRLAR, from the coding sequence ATGACCCCTGACGAATATTGCCAGGAGAAAGCCGCCAAAAGCGGTTCCAGCTTCTACTACTCATTCCTGTTCCTGCCGCCCGAACGCCGCCGCGCGATCACGGCGCTTTACGCCTACTGCCGCGAAGTGGACGACGTGGTCGACGAATGCACCGACCCGTCGCTGGCCCGCATCAAGCTGGCCTGGTGGCGCACGCAGGTCGACCAGATGTTCGACGGCAAGCCCGATCACCCCGTGACGCGCGCGCTGCAACCGCACCTACAAACCTGTTCCATCACCCGCGAACGCTTGCTGGCCGTGGTGGACGGCATGGAAATGGACCTGGACCAGACGCGCTACCTGGACTGGCCCGGCCTGCGCAAATACTGCTGGCACGCGGCCGGCGTGGTGGGCGAATTGTCCGCCGGCGTGTTCGGCTATAGCGATCCCAAGACGCTGGTCTATGCCGAAAAGCTGGGCCTGGCGTTCCAGATGACGAACATCATCCGCGACGTCGGCGACGACGCGCGCCGGGGCCGCATCTACATCCCGGTCAACGACATGCAGCAGTTCGAGGTCAAGGCCTCGGACATCCTGAATGGCGAATACTCCGAGCGCTTCAGCGCGCTGATGAAGTTCCAGGCCGATCGCGCCCGCGAACTCTATCGCGAAGCCATGAGCAACCTGCCCGAGGTCGACCGCCGTTCGCAGCGGCCGGGCTTGATGATGGCGGCCATCTACTACGCGCTGCTTGATGAAATCGAGCGCGACAACTGGCAGGTGCTGCACCAGCGCATCTCGCTCACGCCACTGCGCAAGCTGTGGCTGGCCTGGAAAACGTGGGTGGGCGGCGGACGCGGACTGGTCCGCCGGCTGGCGCGGTGA
- a CDS encoding DUF4198 domain-containing protein, with translation MKSAAKLAAALALCLPFAAHAHDVWIVPSSTVLSGTDSWITVDAAVGNDKFYFNHAPMRLDGLAVIAPDGNPAEAENLNRGKLRSTFDLQLKQSGTYRVAVVNDGVFARWKEDGKNKRYFGKVEGMAQAVPANAQELEVSQSLGRVETFVTAGKPSTIKPVGRGLELAPVTHPNDLFTDEAASFQMLLDGQPAANLEVNVVPGGSRYRDKVGEIKLTTDKDGKFSVKWPQPGLYWIEAGMEDAKVSVPKATKRRLSYAGTVEVLQP, from the coding sequence ATGAAATCCGCCGCCAAACTGGCCGCCGCCCTGGCGCTGTGCCTGCCCTTTGCCGCCCACGCGCATGACGTGTGGATCGTGCCGTCGTCCACCGTGCTGTCGGGCACCGACAGCTGGATCACCGTTGACGCCGCCGTCGGCAACGACAAGTTCTACTTCAACCATGCGCCGATGCGCCTGGACGGCCTGGCCGTCATCGCGCCGGACGGCAACCCCGCCGAAGCCGAAAACCTGAACCGTGGCAAGCTGCGCAGCACGTTCGACCTGCAACTGAAGCAAAGCGGCACGTATCGCGTGGCCGTGGTCAACGACGGCGTGTTTGCGCGCTGGAAGGAAGACGGCAAGAACAAGCGCTACTTCGGCAAGGTCGAAGGCATGGCGCAGGCGGTACCCGCCAACGCGCAAGAACTGGAAGTGTCCCAAAGCCTGGGCCGAGTCGAAACGTTCGTGACGGCGGGCAAGCCGTCGACCATCAAGCCGGTGGGCCGTGGCCTGGAGCTGGCGCCGGTCACGCACCCGAACGACTTATTCACGGACGAAGCGGCCAGCTTCCAGATGCTGCTGGACGGCCAGCCCGCCGCCAACCTGGAAGTGAACGTCGTACCCGGCGGCAGCCGCTATCGCGACAAGGTCGGCGAGATCAAGCTGACCACCGACAAGGACGGCAAGTTCTCGGTCAAGTGGCCGCAGCCCGGCCTGTACTGGATCGAGGCCGGCATGGAAGACGCCAAGGTCAGCGTGCCGAAGGCAACCAAGCGCCGCCTGTCCTACGCCGGCACCGTCGAAGTGCTGCAACCCTGA
- a CDS encoding PepSY-associated TM helix domain-containing protein yields MDSQPTPRRRAYWLKTLHQWHWISSALCLLGMLLFAVTGLTLNNASHIESRAVVTSRQAQLPGPVLKQLTAPSDQKKAPLPAPVARWLDDTLDAGAAGRAAEWSADEVYLSLPRAGGDAWLSIDRASGDVEYERTDRGWVSYLNDLHKGRNTGLAWSWFLDIFAVACLVFSLTGLVLLKMHAGNRSATWPMVGLGVVIPVVLALLFIH; encoded by the coding sequence ATGGACAGTCAACCCACTCCACGGCGCCGGGCCTACTGGCTCAAGACGCTGCATCAATGGCATTGGATCAGCTCGGCGCTATGCCTGCTGGGCATGCTGCTGTTTGCTGTCACCGGCCTCACGCTGAACAACGCGTCGCACATCGAATCCCGTGCGGTGGTAACGAGCCGGCAAGCGCAATTGCCCGGCCCCGTCCTTAAGCAACTGACCGCGCCGTCCGACCAGAAAAAGGCGCCGTTGCCGGCCCCTGTCGCACGGTGGCTGGACGATACGCTGGATGCCGGGGCCGCGGGCAGGGCCGCCGAATGGTCCGCCGACGAGGTCTACCTGTCATTGCCCCGCGCGGGCGGCGACGCCTGGCTGTCCATCGACCGCGCCAGCGGCGATGTCGAATACGAGCGCACCGATCGCGGATGGGTGTCTTACCTGAACGATTTGCACAAGGGCCGCAACACCGGCCTGGCCTGGAGCTGGTTCCTGGACATCTTCGCCGTTGCCTGCCTGGTCTTTTCGCTGACCGGGCTGGTGCTGCTGAAGATGCACGCCGGCAACCGCAGCGCCACCTGGCCCATGGTGGGGCTGGGCGTCGTGATTCCCGTCGTCCTGGCGCTGCTCTTCATCCACTGA
- the hpnC gene encoding squalene synthase HpnC, with protein MSIDHYENFPVASLLLPRRLRGAVTDIYRFARAADDIADEGSASDEERLAQLAAFRTELHRIGAEPGVTPAPGLPPLADIFTPLAQTIARHQLPITPFYDLLSAFEQDITVKRYEDYGTLADYCTRSANPVGRLMLHLFDACSPQDVAESDAICTGLQLVNFWQDVRVDWHKQRVYLPQEDLRRHGITEEDLAACRLTPQWRELMAFEVERTRALLHFGAPLARRLPGRIGLELRLVVQGGLRVLERIEASGYDVFMNRPELGAKDWAIMLWRSIK; from the coding sequence ATGTCCATCGATCACTACGAGAACTTTCCCGTCGCCTCGCTGCTGTTGCCGCGCAGGCTGCGCGGCGCCGTGACCGATATCTACCGGTTTGCCCGCGCCGCGGACGATATTGCCGATGAAGGCAGCGCGTCCGACGAAGAACGGCTGGCGCAACTGGCGGCTTTCCGCACCGAACTGCACCGCATCGGCGCCGAACCGGGCGTGACGCCCGCGCCGGGCTTGCCGCCGCTGGCCGACATCTTTACGCCGCTGGCCCAGACCATCGCGCGCCACCAACTGCCCATCACGCCGTTCTACGACCTGCTGTCCGCATTCGAGCAGGACATCACCGTCAAGCGCTACGAAGACTACGGCACGCTTGCCGACTACTGCACGCGCTCGGCCAACCCGGTGGGCCGCCTGATGCTGCATCTGTTCGACGCGTGCAGCCCCCAGGACGTGGCCGAAAGCGACGCCATCTGCACCGGCTTGCAGCTGGTGAACTTTTGGCAGGACGTGCGGGTCGATTGGCACAAGCAGCGCGTGTACCTGCCGCAAGAAGACCTGCGCCGCCATGGCATTACCGAAGAAGACCTGGCGGCGTGCCGGCTGACCCCGCAATGGCGCGAGCTGATGGCCTTCGAGGTCGAACGCACGCGTGCACTGCTACACTTCGGCGCTCCGCTGGCGCGCCGCTTGCCCGGCCGCATCGGCCTGGAGCTGCGCCTGGTGGTGCAAGGCGGGCTGCGCGTGCTGGAGCGTATCGAGGCGAGCGGCTACGATGTATTCATGAACCGCCCCGAATTGGGCGCCAAAGACTGGGCCATCATGCTGTGGCGCTCTATCAAGTAA
- the alr gene encoding alanine racemase has translation MPRPISATVSVSALAHNLATVRHHLEQTAAAAGGLPPSIWAVIKANAYGHGIEQAVTGFSKAQGLAMLDLDEAVRCREAGWGGPILLLEGFFKPADLDLVDRYHLSTTVHNREQLDMLSRARFTRRVDVMLKLNSGMNRLGFSPASYPAAHERAMLLQQQGTLGSVGKMTHFACADGPQGVSEQLALFNSVTHKMPGTISVCNSAATLRFADIAVSSPTQTHWVRPGICLYGASPFADAEAASFGLKPAMTLASEIIAVQELKAGDSVGYGAIFRAERAMRIGIVACGYADGYPRHATTGTPVVVAGIRTQLVGRVSMDMLIVDLDPIPAAGVGAPVVLWGEDGPSVDEVAQAAGTIGYELLCALAPRVPVSRDA, from the coding sequence ATGCCGCGCCCCATATCCGCCACCGTCTCCGTCTCCGCGCTTGCGCACAATCTTGCCACCGTGCGCCACCATCTTGAACAGACCGCCGCCGCCGCGGGCGGGTTGCCGCCGTCCATCTGGGCAGTCATCAAGGCCAATGCCTACGGCCATGGCATCGAGCAGGCGGTGACGGGGTTTTCCAAGGCGCAGGGCCTGGCCATGCTGGACCTGGACGAGGCCGTGCGCTGCCGCGAGGCCGGTTGGGGCGGCCCGATCCTGCTGCTGGAAGGGTTCTTCAAACCCGCCGACCTGGATCTGGTCGACCGCTATCACCTGAGCACCACGGTACACAATCGCGAGCAGCTGGACATGCTATCGCGCGCCCGTTTCACCCGGCGCGTGGATGTCATGCTCAAGCTCAACAGCGGCATGAACCGCCTGGGTTTCAGCCCGGCTTCCTACCCCGCTGCCCATGAACGCGCCATGTTGCTACAGCAGCAGGGCACGCTGGGGTCGGTGGGCAAGATGACGCACTTTGCCTGCGCCGACGGCCCCCAGGGCGTGAGCGAGCAGCTGGCCCTGTTTAATTCGGTGACGCATAAGATGCCCGGCACCATCAGCGTCTGCAACTCGGCCGCCACGCTGCGCTTTGCCGACATCGCCGTCAGCTCGCCCACTCAGACCCATTGGGTGCGCCCGGGCATCTGCCTGTACGGCGCGTCGCCGTTCGCGGATGCCGAAGCCGCGTCCTTCGGCCTGAAGCCGGCCATGACGCTGGCCTCTGAAATCATCGCCGTGCAGGAACTGAAGGCGGGCGATTCCGTGGGCTACGGTGCGATTTTCCGCGCCGAACGCGCCATGCGGATCGGCATCGTCGCCTGCGGCTACGCCGACGGCTACCCGCGCCACGCCACCACCGGCACGCCCGTGGTCGTGGCGGGCATCCGTACGCAATTGGTCGGCCGCGTGTCGATGGACATGCTGATCGTCGACCTGGACCCGATTCCCGCCGCCGGTGTCGGCGCGCCCGTCGTGTTGTGGGGCGAAGACGGCCCCTCGGTGGACGAAGTGGCACAGGCCGCCGGCACCATCGGCTACGAATTGCTGTGCGCCCTGGCGCCACGCGTGCCGGTCAGCCGCGACGCCTGA
- the hpnE gene encoding hydroxysqualene dehydroxylase HpnE, which translates to MKAAVIGAGWAGLAASIALREAGAKVTVFEAGHTPGGRARRVFHESFEAPLDNGQHILSGAYRHTLALMRRVGRNPDALLMRRPLRLASLDGRFRLSAPRLPAPLHMAAALLFARGLSWADRYASLRLMRGLKAMSWSPPRDWTVLHLLHYHAQSDALIRQLWEPLCLAALNTPCATASATLFARVLRDSLAGTREDSDLLLPCTDLSALWPDAAARQVTMRYGNTVRQLHPSDDGIVVNQERFDAAVLAVPPTYAARLLDASLRQAGATGLLEALKAFDYLPIATLNVRLAEPWRLPEPMMMLREEAARGHVGQWVFDRAQLAGDAKAGEFAVVASAATSIAERNRRQVIEALIDQVAEQAARHPARLPPMPEVTAAELLIEKRATFAAVPGVTRPLNTTPWRTLALAGDWTDTGYPGVLEGAVRSGLQAARVLNPRAD; encoded by the coding sequence GTGAAGGCGGCGGTAATCGGCGCGGGCTGGGCCGGCTTGGCGGCCAGCATCGCGCTGCGCGAAGCCGGCGCCAAGGTCACGGTATTTGAAGCCGGCCACACGCCCGGCGGCCGCGCGCGCCGCGTCTTCCATGAATCGTTTGAAGCGCCGCTGGACAACGGCCAGCACATTTTGTCGGGCGCCTACCGGCATACGCTGGCGCTGATGCGCCGCGTGGGCCGCAACCCCGATGCGCTGCTGATGCGCCGGCCGCTGCGGCTGGCCAGCCTGGACGGGCGCTTTCGCCTGTCCGCGCCCCGGCTGCCCGCGCCCCTGCACATGGCCGCCGCCTTGCTGTTTGCACGCGGCCTGAGCTGGGCCGACCGCTATGCGTCGCTGCGCCTGATGCGCGGTTTGAAAGCCATGTCCTGGTCTCCGCCGCGCGACTGGACAGTGCTGCATCTGCTGCACTATCACGCGCAGTCCGATGCGCTGATCCGGCAGCTTTGGGAACCGCTGTGCCTGGCGGCGCTGAACACCCCGTGCGCCACCGCCAGCGCCACACTGTTTGCGCGCGTGTTGCGCGACAGCCTGGCAGGCACGCGCGAAGACAGCGATCTGCTGCTGCCCTGCACCGACCTGTCGGCGCTGTGGCCCGACGCCGCGGCGCGCCAGGTCACCATGCGCTACGGCAACACGGTGCGCCAGCTGCATCCGTCGGACGACGGCATTGTGGTCAACCAGGAACGCTTTGACGCCGCCGTGCTGGCCGTGCCCCCGACGTACGCGGCTCGCTTGCTGGACGCGTCCTTGCGCCAAGCCGGCGCGACGGGCCTGCTGGAAGCGCTGAAGGCCTTTGACTACCTGCCCATCGCCACCCTGAACGTGCGGCTGGCCGAACCCTGGCGGCTGCCCGAACCCATGATGATGCTGCGCGAGGAAGCCGCGCGCGGGCATGTGGGGCAATGGGTTTTTGACCGTGCGCAATTGGCGGGTGACGCCAAGGCGGGCGAATTTGCCGTGGTGGCCAGCGCCGCCACCAGCATCGCCGAACGCAACCGGCGCCAGGTGATCGAAGCGCTGATCGACCAGGTGGCCGAACAGGCGGCGCGCCATCCCGCGCGTTTGCCCCCCATGCCGGAAGTGACGGCGGCCGAACTGCTCATTGAAAAGCGCGCCACTTTCGCGGCGGTGCCGGGCGTGACGCGCCCACTGAACACTACCCCATGGCGCACGCTGGCCCTGGCGGGCGACTGGACCGATACCGGCTACCCCGGCGTGCTGGAAGGCGCGGTGCGCAGCGGCCTGCAAGCCGCTCGCGTGTTGAACCCCCGCGCCGATTAA
- a CDS encoding DUF2271 domain-containing protein, translated as MRKLLLSALLAGAIARTANAADIGLSIEVPRLDVAEYHRPYVAIWIENPDQSVAADLAVWYDVAKKNNEGTEWLKDMRQWWRRSGRNQQFPVDGVSGATKPVGKHTLSFDAASKPLASLKPGQYAVVVEAAREVGGRELVRIPFQWPAQKAEQLTAQGEHELGAIALNLKP; from the coding sequence ATGCGCAAACTGTTGTTGTCGGCCCTCTTGGCCGGCGCGATCGCCCGAACGGCCAATGCGGCCGACATCGGCCTGTCCATCGAGGTGCCGCGCCTGGATGTGGCCGAATACCACCGCCCGTACGTCGCGATCTGGATCGAAAACCCCGACCAGAGCGTGGCCGCCGACCTGGCCGTCTGGTACGACGTGGCCAAGAAGAACAACGAAGGCACCGAGTGGCTCAAGGACATGCGCCAATGGTGGCGCCGCAGCGGCCGCAACCAGCAGTTCCCGGTGGACGGAGTCAGCGGCGCGACCAAGCCCGTGGGCAAGCACACGCTGAGCTTTGACGCGGCCTCCAAGCCCTTGGCATCCCTCAAACCCGGCCAGTACGCGGTCGTGGTGGAAGCGGCGCGTGAAGTCGGCGGCCGTGAATTGGTGCGCATTCCCTTCCAGTGGCCCGCGCAAAAGGCCGAACAACTGACCGCGCAAGGCGAACACGAACTGGGCGCCATCGCGCTCAACCTCAAACCCTGA
- the crcB gene encoding fluoride efflux transporter CrcB → MSAYQTLIPLNFLAVGLGAVLGAWTRWLVSLWLNVESWPWGTFTVNLAGGYFVGVALALVAGHPEWPTWIRLGAITGFMGGLTTFSTFSAETVSMLERGAYGTALGYAGVSLAGSLALTAAGIATVHWLR, encoded by the coding sequence ATGTCTGCCTATCAAACCCTGATCCCGTTGAATTTCCTGGCCGTGGGCCTGGGCGCCGTGCTGGGTGCCTGGACGCGTTGGCTGGTCAGCCTGTGGCTGAACGTCGAGTCGTGGCCCTGGGGCACGTTCACGGTGAATCTGGCGGGCGGTTATTTCGTGGGCGTGGCGTTGGCGCTGGTGGCCGGGCACCCCGAATGGCCGACGTGGATCCGGCTGGGCGCCATCACCGGGTTCATGGGAGGCTTGACGACGTTTTCCACCTTCTCGGCGGAAACGGTATCGATGCTTGAGCGCGGCGCGTATGGTACGGCCCTGGGCTATGCGGGGGTGAGTCTGGCGGGGTCCTTGGCGCTGACGGCCGCGGGCATCGCCACGGTGCACTGGCTGCGCTAG